GTAATTATGGATTTGGTGTCCTACGGCGGGGCGGTTCTAGGTATTATCCTAACCGTTCAAGCATTTCGAAGTAACACAATTTCTCTTGCCGCTTGCATTTTCATGCTTTTGCTCAGTGCGGAATTTTTCTTGCCAATGCGTAGTCTAGGCAGTTTTTTCCATGTTGCCATGAACGGAATGGCGGCTGGTGAGAAAATTTTAAAGTTTTTGGATACACCGAATCCGCCTCCCAAGCAACTTTCATTGGTCGGTGGTAAGATCGTTTTGCATAACGTATCATTTTCGTATGTTGAAGGCAGAGAAGCCTTGAAGAAGGTTAATATCACAATCCCTTCGCCGTCGTTTATCGGTATTGTAGGTAAATCTGGCAGTGGCAAATCAACCTTGGCATATTTACTTAACGGCCGAAATTGCCCTGATAGCGGGGAAATAACCATAGGCGGACGGTCGATAACAGAAATATCGGTTGCTGCCTTGAAGCAAGTTGTGACTTACCTCGGAGCAGCGTCGGTGCTTTTTAAAGGAACAGTGCGGGAAAATCTTGCTTTAGCCATGACTGAGCCTGATGAACAACGCATGTGGGAGGTGCTAGAAGACTGTAGGCTGGCCGGATTCCTCAAAAATGAAGAGGGTTTGGAAACTAAGTTGACGGAGAATGCTGGTAATTTGTCCGGCGGTCAGCGACAGAGGTTGGCACTTGCCCGCGCTATTTTACATGATTCCTCAATATATTTATTCGATGAGGCTACCGGCAATATCGACAGTGAAAGTGAAAATGCGATTTTAGCTGAGATCAGGCGGCTGTCCAAGTCTAAAACCGTTATTATGATTACGCATCGTTTGGCCAATGTAGCTGAAGCTGACTGTATTTATTGCCTGGAAAATGGGAAAGTAAAGGAACAGGGCAAGCATGATGAGCTTATACGTCTTAACGGCTGTTATGCTGCTCTTTGGAAAACTCAGGTTGAACTGGAAAACTATGCACGGAGGTCGGATAATGAAAAATAATTCGAAAATAAAAACTATTTTTCGCTTGCTTAGTTTGGTAGGCCCTTTGGTTCGACGCATGGTTTTCGCGGTCGTTATGGGCACATTAGGCTTTTTAGCGGCGCAATTCATTCCCATTGTCGGAGCTTTGGCAATTTTTAGTATAGCAACCGATTCATCACGCAGCTTGGCTACACTATGGATTATTTTACCTTGCCTTGCTGTATTGCGGGCCGTTTTTCGTCTGGGTGAGCAGTGGACGAATCACTATATCGCATTTACTTTACTTGCTGTTATTAGAGACAAATTGTTTCGTGCGCTGAGAAAACTTTGTCCAGCCAAGCTTGATGTACGGGACAAAGGCGATTTAATCAGTGTTATAACCTCAGATGTTGAACTTTTGGAAGTGTTCTTTGCCCATACAATTTCCCCTGTATGCATTGCCGTACTAAGTTCTACGGTTATGTGCATATTCATAGGCAGCTTTGATCTGCGTCTTGGCCTATTGGCCTTACTTGCTTTCCTGACAGTCGGACTTATTTTGCCGGTTTTAATCGCTAAGCGCAATGGTACGACAGGGACTGAATTGCGGGCGCAGGCCGGTGACCTCTCCGCCTACATGTTGGAAAATATTCGTGGTTTAGATGAAACAATTCAATATAATTGCGGGGCACAAAGGCTGGCCGAAATGACCGCCAAAACTGAGGATTTCAGTAAAAAGCGTGGACGCCTGAGCAGCCTTGCTTCCACTAATTCGGCCTTGAGCAATTCTGTAATCTTGTTATTTGATATTGGGATGCTTATTATGTCCGGCCATCTGTATATGAACGGACAGGTTGACTTGGCCGGGTTTATCATTCCACTTGTAGCTTTAATGTCTTCATTTGGCCCTGTATCGGCCTTGGCGAATCTCGGGACAACCCTAGCTCCTACGCTCGCCGCCGCAGCCCGTGTTCTGGCTATTCAAGATGAAATTCCCGCAACGGAGGAAATTACTGGACAGCCCAAAGTCGACTTTGATGGTGCTGCGGTTAAAAGCGTGACATTTGGCTACGAAACTGAAGATATTTTAAAGGATTGTAGCCTCACTTTCCGTCCAAACAGAATAATCGGCATTGTTGGGAAGTCGGGCAGCGGTAAATCAACATTGTTGAAACTTTTAATGCGTTTCCATCAGGTCGAAAAAGGTGAAATCTTGATTTCCAATCGCAACATAAACCGAATTAATACTTCCAATCTGCGCGAAATTGAAAGCTATATGACACAGGAAACTCAGCTGTTTAAGGACACTGTCGCCAACAACATTCGCATAGGTGACTTGACAGCTACAGATGAGGAGGTCATAGCAGCGGCCAGGCAAGCAGCTTTGCATGATTTCGTCATGTCGCTTCCGCAAGGCTATGAAACTCAGGTCGGCGAGGCTGGATCAAACTTGTCCAGTGGAGAGAGACAACGTATTGGTTTGGCACGGGCATTCCTACATAAGGCCCCGTTCATGTTGCTGGATGAGCCAACGAGCAATTTGGATAGTTTAAATGAAGCTATTATCTTACGGTCTATTCAAAATGAAACCGTCGGACGAACGGTTTTGCTGGTTTCACATCGCCAATCTACAGTGAACATAGCTACGGAAGTATTTTGTATGGATAACGGGCGTATTTCTTAAAACGGGATGAAATAGAGCTAAAAATTCGGGGTTACGACCAGAAATAACATGTCAAAACTAAAAACGTTATTATATCCCTCCAATATAAAAAATGAATGGATAAGCGAACGCAATGTATAAAATTATCAACTAAAAAAGGCAACTCACAGTTGCCTTTTTTATCTGGTGCGGGAAACAGGACTTGAACCTGCACGATCTTGCGATCACTAGCACCTGAAGCTAGCGCGTCTGCCATTCCACCATTCCCGCAGCGCCCTATAATGATAACGCATTAAGCTGTTTAATGCAAGAGGTAGGCGAAAAAAGTCCGAGCAGACAGATGACAGCTGCTCGGACTTTCAGACGATAATCAGTTTCCTTTACGGAATGAGAGTACCGTCAGGTAAATTACTCTGCCAATAATTCACCGGCATTTGCTCCGGAATCAAGTGAGTAGATTTTTTCGCAGGTGAAGACAACCGCCAGCTTAGGTTTTCCCATGCGCAGTGACGGTGCTTTTTCTTCACAATCTTTGTATGGTTCTGAGCCTTCTTCAAAAATTTCAGCTGTTCCAACAAATCTGAAACCCTTCAGCTTCGGCCAATCAACCACGGCAATAGCAACCTTGGAACCGTTACGAATATCTTTGATAATTTGCTTATTGGTGTTTTCATTCCAAATAATTTGGTGATCATTGTAAACGCGGCCGGAACGTTTGGGCCCGATGTTCGGTAGATTATCTCCCGAGCAGGTGGCGATCATGCAAAGTTGTTCACCGATCATTTTCTTCATATCTTCTGTAAAAGAAACCATTTCAATACCTCGTTTTTTAATAGTAGTAGTGATTTTTGACCCTCTCCAAGGTCTTATCATTATTATACCGTATAGTGGCACCTGTTTTTGTACCATCCAATACATTTACGGAAAATTATTAAATAGCCGGACTTTTAATTAGGCTCTGATATAATCAGACTTAACGCGAATCGACTTGGTGCATAAACTGTGCGAACCGTACGAACTGTGCCTAATCAAAGTCAGTTCTCATTGTAGTATTTAAATAGGGCTTGTGTCCCTAAATCTCCGTAGCCGCGTGCTGCCAAAAACTCAAACTCTTGTAATACTTGCTGTAAAACCGGTAACAAAAGTCCTTCCCGCATGGCTTCAGCTTGCGCAATGCGCATATCCTTAATAAAGTGCTTGATAAAAAAGCCAGGGGCATAGTCGCCGGCCGTAATTTTCCGTGAGCCATAATCGAGTTGGAAAGAGGCTGCGGATCCTTTGGAAATAGCCCTTAAAACAGCATCTAAATCGAGACAATTGCGTATGGCATAGGTCAACGCTTCCATTGTACCGGCAATGTTTCCTGCAATCGCAATCTGGTTTGCCATTTTACAATGCTGACCGCTGCCGGCGCCTCCGATATAATTTATTGTTTTCCCCATGGCAGAAAAAAGCGGCAGAGCCTTTTCATAAGTTGCTTTATCGCCTCCGACCATGATGGTCAGTGTCCCTTCTTTGGCCCCTATGTCACCCCCAGAAACCGGAGCGTCCAAAGCCTCCAGTCCGGCTGCAGCTGCTCTTTCGGCAATTGTCTTGGCTAGCGAAGGTGAAGAGGTGGTCATATCAATGAGAATCGCCCCTTTTTTTGCCTTAGGTATAATTGCGTTATAACATTCCTCCACATCCTTGGGGTACCCGACGATAGTTATTATCGCATCGGCTTCCGCTATGGCGTTATCAATACTTTCTACAGCTTTAGCCCCAAATTTCTCCAAAGTTTTTGCTTTGGCCGGACTCCGATTGTACACGGTTACTGCATGGCCTGCTTTTAAAAGATTTTTGATCATAGGAGCACCCATGACACCTGTTCCAATGAAAGCTGTTCTCATAAATATTCCCCACTTCCTTTTTTTTATATTATATACTTTCGGCGTTGGTTGGATACAAATTTAAACTAAGTGTTACAAAAATTAAAATTAACTTGAAGTTAGACACCATTATTTGCTAAAATATAAAATTATATTTAATTTTAGTTCAACTTTGACGGGGGATTACGATGACAAAAATAAATTTTTCACAAAATCAAGAGGCAGGCCGGATCCCTGAACTAAGCGAAATAACTGAAAAACGCAGCGGACACGGCCTTCATTTCCAATCGCGTTTAGGTTTCATTTTGTTGGCAGCCGGTTGTGCTATAGGACTCGGTAACGTTTGGCGATTTCCATATATGGTTTATAAAAACGGCGGAGCTATATTTGTCTTAGTATACTTGCTTTGCCTGCTTATAATAGGCTTGCCAGTAATGCTTTGTGAATTTGCAGTCGGCCGCATGAGCCGAAGCACCGCGATAAAGTCGTTTTCTGTCCTGCAGCCAAAAAAGACATATAAATGGCCTTGGGTTGGGTATTTAGCCCTGATCGGCTGCCTGATATTACTTAGCTATTACGCCATGATAGCGGGCTGGATGGTTGACTATGTAGTTGGTTTTGTTCATGGCCGATTTGCTGACGTGGGCAGCTGGAATACATTTGACCCGGCAAAATATTTTACTTATTTACTCTCCGATCCGGGGCGTATGATTGTGTTCACTGCCATTGTAATCCTTATTTGCTTACTCATTTGCAGCCTCGGATTTAATCGCGGCGTCGAAAAACTTAACAAAGGCATGATGAGTTTGCTTTTCATCATCCTAATCGTTTTAGCCGTGGTAAGTATGCAGCTTAAAGAAGCCCCGGCAGCGATGAAATTTTATCTGTTGCCGAACCTTAAACATGTTCAATCGATAGGATGGACAAAAGTTATATTTGACGCCCTAAATCAGGCTTTCTTTACCTTGAGCCTTGGTGTTTCGGCGATGGCAATTTTCGCCAGCCGCATCGGTCGTGAAAGGACACTTTTGAATGAGGCAGTTCAGATCGGTGTTCTAGACACCCTGGTGGCAGTCTTATCCGGTTTCATTATATTTCCGGCGGCGTTTACGTTTAATATCCCGGCCGACGAGGGACCTAATCTTATTTTTGTGACCTTGCCGCGTATTTTCCAAGCTATGAGCTATGGCCGGTATTTTGCGGTTGCGTTCTTTGTTTTCATGACTTTTGCGGCACTGTCTACTTTGCTTGCCGTACTGGAAAATATTGTTTCTTGTTTAGTAGAATTGACCGGCAGATCTCGAAAACTCTGCATACTGTTAACCGGAGTCATTGTTTTTTGCTTAAATATACCGAATATTTTAGGATTCAACATTTGGTCTACCTTTAAACCGTTCGGATTTTTTGACAATATAATGGATCTTTCGGACTTTATCGTCAGTGCTAATATTTTGCCCCTCGGTTCGCTATTCTATCTGTTCTTTTGTGTGACCCGTTATGGAATCGGTTTCGATGCCTTTCTAAATGAAGTTAATATGGGGCGTGGCCTTAAACTACCAAAAACGAGCAGATTATATTTTAAATATGTTTTGCCGATAATTATAATTTTGATTTATGTTATGGCGGTTAGCCGGCTGTTCTGAAATATTCGTCGCCAGCCACTTAAAAATACGCGAGGTTGAATTCGACTTAATTTTTCGGTTGGGAAGTAAGCACATCTTCACGTTGCAAGCGAATGGGCGGGACTCAATATTTTTCCAAGATAACCAAACGATCTCCGGCCACCAAACCTGTATCGCCGTTTGGGGTGATGATTTCCCGCTCATCACGTTGGATCATAATGATCAGCTGATCCGAAGCTATAGGCAGGTCTTTCAACTTGTGACCGACCCAAGGATGATCTGCGGCAAGTCTGATTTCTTTTAATTCTTCTCCGCTGTAGTCAAAGTATGCTTCACCGCCCAGGACGATTCTGTCACCGGCTTTGACGGAAGTGTCGCCGCGAGGAATGATCGTCTTCCCCCCACGCTCAATTTTGGCAATTATAAAATTGAATTGCGGATTTAAATCTTTGATCGTTTTTTCTATCCAAGCATTCCCGTCACGTACGGTTGCGGTGATAAAGTTGAAGCCAGATTTGATTTGATAGGAATTAAAAGTTTTCAAGACACTGTCGGCCGGATCGTACATTTTGAGCAGGCCGGTTACCCATGGCATCAAAGACCCCTGAATCAGAGCGGAAAACAGACAAACGGCAAAAACTGAATGAAATAGGTCGATGTTCAGCGCAATTCCGGCGTTTATGGCCATAATTGCAAAAGCGATCGCTGCTCCTCCACGTATGCCAGCAAATGAAATCAAAAGGTTTTGCCGCAGAGTTGTTTTAAACTTGAACATGAGAATGGAAACGGTCAGCGGACGAGCAAACAGCAACATAAACAGCATTAGCACGAAACCAAGTGGTAGGAAGTGAATTATCGTGGCTGGATCAGAAAGAAGCCCCAGCAGAAAAAATAAGATTATTTCTACCAGTTGAGTAACTCCATCATAGAAAAACACGACATCTTTTTTATGATGGAACTCCTTGTTGCCAATATATATGCCAAGTATGTACAAAGCCAAATATCCATTACCCCCGATAAAATCGGTTATGGCGTAAGTTCCAAGCATTATGGCAGCTATAAAAACGCTGAACAGTCCGTCTTCTGTCAAATGCAATTTTTTAATAACATGAATAAATAGGTAACCGACAATGAATCCCAAGGCGATACCGAAACAAATTTGCTGAAATATCAGCAACGGAACGGATATTTTGCGGTTCAGCAGTATGCACAAGAAGACCATCGTCAAGGTATAGGCGGTGGGGTCGTTGGAGCCAGACTCTATTTCTAAAAGAGGCGCGGTTTTATACTTCAGATTAAGCTTTTTTGAAACCAAAATATTGGAAACTGAAGCAAAATCGGTGGAAGCGACGATCGATCCAAGTAACATAGCTTCATAAAATTTCAAACCGAGAATATAGTGCGCAAATATGCCGGTAAATCCAGCGGTAAATACTACGCCGAGGGTCGCCAAGGTAATTGCCGGGGCGGCAACAGGCTTGGCCATCGACCAGTTGGTACCGAAACCGCCGTAAAACATAATGATCATCAGAGCCAAGTTCGCAATCTTGTCAGCTACATGAAAATTGTTGAATTCGATCCCGAGATATTTGAATAATATACCGAGAGTCAAAAATATCAACAGGGCGGGGATCCCCGATTTCTTAGCGAGACGT
This is a stretch of genomic DNA from Mageeibacillus indolicus UPII9-5. It encodes these proteins:
- a CDS encoding amino acid ABC transporter ATP-binding/permease protein, with amino-acid sequence MKNNSKIKTIFRLLSLVGPLVRRMVFAVVMGTLGFLAAQFIPIVGALAIFSIATDSSRSLATLWIILPCLAVLRAVFRLGEQWTNHYIAFTLLAVIRDKLFRALRKLCPAKLDVRDKGDLISVITSDVELLEVFFAHTISPVCIAVLSSTVMCIFIGSFDLRLGLLALLAFLTVGLILPVLIAKRNGTTGTELRAQAGDLSAYMLENIRGLDETIQYNCGAQRLAEMTAKTEDFSKKRGRLSSLASTNSALSNSVILLFDIGMLIMSGHLYMNGQVDLAGFIIPLVALMSSFGPVSALANLGTTLAPTLAAAARVLAIQDEIPATEEITGQPKVDFDGAAVKSVTFGYETEDILKDCSLTFRPNRIIGIVGKSGSGKSTLLKLLMRFHQVEKGEILISNRNINRINTSNLREIESYMTQETQLFKDTVANNIRIGDLTATDEEVIAAARQAALHDFVMSLPQGYETQVGEAGSNLSSGERQRIGLARAFLHKAPFMLLDEPTSNLDSLNEAIILRSIQNETVGRTVLLVSHRQSTVNIATEVFCMDNGRIS
- a CDS encoding pyridoxamine 5'-phosphate oxidase family protein — its product is MVSFTEDMKKMIGEQLCMIATCSGDNLPNIGPKRSGRVYNDHQIIWNENTNKQIIKDIRNGSKVAIAVVDWPKLKGFRFVGTAEIFEEGSEPYKDCEEKAPSLRMGKPKLAVVFTCEKIYSLDSGANAGELLAE
- a CDS encoding potassium/proton antiporter; translation: MYLLFFSLILLLALLAIRLAKKSGIPALLIFLTLGILFKYLGIEFNNFHVADKIANLALMIIMFYGGFGTNWSMAKPVAAPAITLATLGVVFTAGFTGIFAHYILGLKFYEAMLLGSIVASTDFASVSNILVSKKLNLKYKTAPLLEIESGSNDPTAYTLTMVFLCILLNRKISVPLLIFQQICFGIALGFIVGYLFIHVIKKLHLTEDGLFSVFIAAIMLGTYAITDFIGGNGYLALYILGIYIGNKEFHHKKDVVFFYDGVTQLVEIILFFLLGLLSDPATIIHFLPLGFVLMLFMLLFARPLTVSILMFKFKTTLRQNLLISFAGIRGGAAIAFAIMAINAGIALNIDLFHSVFAVCLFSALIQGSLMPWVTGLLKMYDPADSVLKTFNSYQIKSGFNFITATVRDGNAWIEKTIKDLNPQFNFIIAKIERGGKTIIPRGDTSVKAGDRIVLGGEAYFDYSGEELKEIRLAADHPWVGHKLKDLPIASDQLIIMIQRDEREIITPNGDTGLVAGDRLVILEKY
- a CDS encoding NAD(P)-dependent oxidoreductase; the protein is MRTAFIGTGVMGAPMIKNLLKAGHAVTVYNRSPAKAKTLEKFGAKAVESIDNAIAEADAIITIVGYPKDVEECYNAIIPKAKKGAILIDMTTSSPSLAKTIAERAAAAGLEALDAPVSGGDIGAKEGTLTIMVGGDKATYEKALPLFSAMGKTINYIGGAGSGQHCKMANQIAIAGNIAGTMEALTYAIRNCLDLDAVLRAISKGSAASFQLDYGSRKITAGDYAPGFFIKHFIKDMRIAQAEAMREGLLLPVLQQVLQEFEFLAARGYGDLGTQALFKYYNEN
- a CDS encoding sodium-dependent transporter — translated: MTKINFSQNQEAGRIPELSEITEKRSGHGLHFQSRLGFILLAAGCAIGLGNVWRFPYMVYKNGGAIFVLVYLLCLLIIGLPVMLCEFAVGRMSRSTAIKSFSVLQPKKTYKWPWVGYLALIGCLILLSYYAMIAGWMVDYVVGFVHGRFADVGSWNTFDPAKYFTYLLSDPGRMIVFTAIVILICLLICSLGFNRGVEKLNKGMMSLLFIILIVLAVVSMQLKEAPAAMKFYLLPNLKHVQSIGWTKVIFDALNQAFFTLSLGVSAMAIFASRIGRERTLLNEAVQIGVLDTLVAVLSGFIIFPAAFTFNIPADEGPNLIFVTLPRIFQAMSYGRYFAVAFFVFMTFAALSTLLAVLENIVSCLVELTGRSRKLCILLTGVIVFCLNIPNILGFNIWSTFKPFGFFDNIMDLSDFIVSANILPLGSLFYLFFCVTRYGIGFDAFLNEVNMGRGLKLPKTSRLYFKYVLPIIIILIYVMAVSRLF
- a CDS encoding ABC transporter ATP-binding protein/permease, with translation MLDRRLLQICPESKRFIAGNIFFQWLELILSAGLYWLIASTIQYFYLKSSSVFAVETAVGAMLFLIFLRVVMRKAAAKMSYLASRNIKKVLRCKIYAKLLQLGSTWRETTSAAELVQAGVEGVEQLESYFGLYVPQLFYAFVAPLTMAAFFAGCGGLKIGAVLLACVPLIPVAIIAVQKFAKRLLRKYWGQYTQLGSSFLENLQGLTTLKTYMADAKKNEEMNIEAERFRKVTMAVLSMQLNSLVIMDLVSYGGAVLGIILTVQAFRSNTISLAACIFMLLLSAEFFLPMRSLGSFFHVAMNGMAAGEKILKFLDTPNPPPKQLSLVGGKIVLHNVSFSYVEGREALKKVNITIPSPSFIGIVGKSGSGKSTLAYLLNGRNCPDSGEITIGGRSITEISVAALKQVVTYLGAASVLFKGTVRENLALAMTEPDEQRMWEVLEDCRLAGFLKNEEGLETKLTENAGNLSGGQRQRLALARAILHDSSIYLFDEATGNIDSESENAILAEIRRLSKSKTVIMITHRLANVAEADCIYCLENGKVKEQGKHDELIRLNGCYAALWKTQVELENYARRSDNEK